AAGGTGCCCGCGCGCACGATCATGCTGCCGCTGGCCACCAACGCCAGGGCGAAGATGGAGGGGCTGCGCCGCGGTTTCGTGAAGCTGTTCTGCCGTCCGCAGACCGGTGTGGTCATCGGCGGCGTCGTGGTGGCCCCGACGGCCAGCGAACTGATCCTGCCGATCGCGCTCGCGGTGCAGAACCAGCTCACGGTCGAGCACCTGGCGTTCACGTTCTCGGTGTACCCGTCGCTGTCCGGGACGATCACCGAGGCGGGGCGCCGCCTGATGCGGCACGACGACCTGGACTGAGTCGGCCCGAAAAGATCAGGTTCGGCCCGCACCTGCTCGGCGGCCCTGGCGTCGGCCGAGGCACCGGTGGCTCCGGAGTTGCGCGGGCGCGCGACGATCTCCGCGGGTTCGCCAGCGAGTTCACGGTGCACCCCAAGCAGTGACAACGTCGCGGGGCCGCATTCGGTTGCCGCGGCTTGGAACGGGTCACACCGCGCAACGCGCCGCGACGTATCTGCGTCTGTGAGAGCGCAGGGTTCGGCAGGGGGCCGGATCCGCTTCGTGATCAATTCCGGGGGTGATTTCGTGCGCGCTCGTACCGCGTTCGCGGGCCTCGTGGTGGCCGCGTTCGCCGTCTTCCTTCTCGTTCCCTCGGCCTCGGTCGTGGGCGAGCTGATCACCGCCGCGTTGTTCGGCGTGATCGCGCTCGGGGTCTGCGGTGGTGTCGTCGTGGCCACCTACCGCAGCCGCTCGCAGGGCGACAACTGAAGCAGGGCAAGGAAAAGGGGCGCCCCGATGCCGGGGCGCCCCTGTCGCTTCCCCGTCGTCAGTCCTCGTCGGAGGTCCAGTCGAAGGTCTTGGTGACCGCCTTCTTCCAGTTGCGGTACTCCCGGTCGCGGACCTTGTCGTCCATGGCCGGCTCCCACTGCTTGTCCTGGGCCCAGTTCTCCCGGATGTCGTCCTCGGAGGCCCAGAACCCGGTCGCCAGGCCCGCCGCGTAGGCCGCGCCGAGCGCCGTGGTCTCGTTGACCACCGGGCGGATCACCGGGACGCCGAGGATGTCGGCCTGGAACTGCATCAGCGTCTCGTTGACCACCATGCCGCCGTCGACCTTCAGCGAGGTCAGCGGAACACCGGAGTCGGCGTTCATCGCCTCGATCACCTCGCGCGACTGGAAGGCCGTCGCCTCCAGCACCGCGCGGGCGATGTGGCCCTTGTTGACGTAGCGGGTGAGGCCGACGAGGGCACCGCGGGCGTCGGAGCGCCAGTACGGTGCGAACAGCCCGGAGAACGCGGGCACGATGTAGGCGCCGCCGTTGTCCTCGACGGTCTTGGCGAACTCCTCCACCTCGGCGGCGGTGCTGATCAGGCCGAGGTTGTCGCGCAGCCACTGCACCAGCGAACCGGTGACCGCGATCGAGCCCTCCAGCGCGTACACCGGGGCGTTGTTCCCGATCTTGTAGCAGACGGTGGTGAGCAGGCCGTTCTCGCTGAGCACCTTCTCCGTGCCGGTGTTGAGCAGCACGAAGTTGCCGGTGCCGTAGGTGTTCTTGGCCTCGCCGGGGGACAGGCACGCCTGGCCGAAGGTCGCGGCCTGCTGGTCGCCGAGGATGCCCGCGATCGGCACCCCGGCCAGCGCGCCGCGTTCGCGGACCTTGCCGTACTCCTCGGAGGAGGAGCGGATCTCCGGCAGCATGGACAGCGGGATGTCCATGTCCTTGGCGATCTCGGCGTCCCAGGACAGCGTGTCCAGGTCCATCAGCAGGGTGCGCGAGGCGTTGGTCGGGTCGGTGACGTGCACGCCGCCGTCGACCCCGCCGGTCATGTTCCACAGCACCCAGGTGTCCATGTTGCCGAAGAGCAGGTCGCCCGCCTCTGCCTTGGCCCGCGCGCCCTCGACGTTCTCCAGGATCCAGGCGATCTTGGGGCCGGAGAAGTAGGTGGCCAGCGGCAGACCGGTCTTGCCGCGGTAGCGCTCCTGGCCGCCGCCGAGCGCGCCGAGGCGGTCGCAGATCTTGTCGGTCCTGGTGTCCTGCCAGACGATCGCGTTGTAGACCGGCTTGCCGGTGGTGCGGTCCCAAACCACCGCGGTCTCGCGCTGGTTGGTGATGCCGACGGCCGCGATGTCGGCGGTGGTCAAGTCCGCCTTGGCCAGCGCGCCCGCCGCGACCCGCCGGGTGTTCTCCCAGATCTCCTCGGCGTTGTGCTCGACCCAACCGGCCTTCGGGAAGATCTGCTCGTGCTCGACCTGGTCGGAGGAGACGACCCGGCCGGAGTGGTTGAAGATCATGCAGCGGGTGGAGGTTGTCCCCTGGTCGATCGCTGCCACGTACTGCGTCATGTGAGCTGTCGCCTTTCTGCGCGGACGGGGGTCAGATCAGGGCCAGTGCGAGCAGACCGGCCAGCGCGCCGCCGATCAGCGGGCCGACGACGGGAACCCAGGAGTAGCCCCAGTTCGCCCCGCCCTTGCCCTTGATCGGCAGCACCGCGTAGGCGATGCGCGGGCCGAGGTCGCGGGCCGGGTTGATCGCGTAACCGGTGGGCCCGCCGAGGGAGTTGCCGATACCGACGACCAGGAACGCCACCGCGGCGTAGCCGAGCGCGGAGTTGCCGAACTGCGGCAC
The window above is part of the Allokutzneria albata genome. Proteins encoded here:
- the glpK gene encoding glycerol kinase GlpK translates to MTQYVAAIDQGTTSTRCMIFNHSGRVVSSDQVEHEQIFPKAGWVEHNAEEIWENTRRVAAGALAKADLTTADIAAVGITNQRETAVVWDRTTGKPVYNAIVWQDTRTDKICDRLGALGGGQERYRGKTGLPLATYFSGPKIAWILENVEGARAKAEAGDLLFGNMDTWVLWNMTGGVDGGVHVTDPTNASRTLLMDLDTLSWDAEIAKDMDIPLSMLPEIRSSSEEYGKVRERGALAGVPIAGILGDQQAATFGQACLSPGEAKNTYGTGNFVLLNTGTEKVLSENGLLTTVCYKIGNNAPVYALEGSIAVTGSLVQWLRDNLGLISTAAEVEEFAKTVEDNGGAYIVPAFSGLFAPYWRSDARGALVGLTRYVNKGHIARAVLEATAFQSREVIEAMNADSGVPLTSLKVDGGMVVNETLMQFQADILGVPVIRPVVNETTALGAAYAAGLATGFWASEDDIRENWAQDKQWEPAMDDKVRDREYRNWKKAVTKTFDWTSDED